The DNA segment AGGCGATATTGTTGCCGCTGATAAACGTATTATGCATGACCAAGGTGTGACCATTCGTTTAAATGAAATGGCCGCTTCATCGCTGAATTTCGTGGTGCGTACTTGGACGATAAATGCTAATTACTGGCCGGTCTATTTTGATCTGATGGAAAACTTCAAACGTGGTTTGGATGCCAATAATATTGGAATTCCATTCCCGCAGATGGATGTTCATCTGTATCAAGCCGCTGTGCGCAAGGCTGAACAGGAGTAATCCTCAGTCTTAGCCCCCTCTAATCCGTTTCCTGCAAAGGATAAGGTTGAGAGGGGGCAAATTTCATTTCACCAGTATTAGCCGTTCTAATCCCCGATAAGAATCATCCATTTCCTCTTCTTAACATCTCGGCGTAATATCGCTGCCATTCCGGCCCATCCTCTCTTTGGGACGCAGCTATATTTTCGAGGAACTTCCCATGTTTTCTGTTTTCTTACAGGGCTTTGCCTTGAGCGCAGCCATGATTTTGCCGCTGGGCCCACAAAACACATTTGTTTTGAGTCAGGGGATCCGTCGTCAGTATCATCTGATGATTGCTTGCTTATGCGCATTGAGCGATATCGTTTTAATCTGTGGCGGTATTTTTGGTGGCAGCGCTTTATTGAGTCAGTCCCCTCTGCTGTTGATGCTAGTGACTTGGGGTGGGGTAGCATTTTTACTGTGGTATGGCTGGGGTGCTTTTCGTGCAGCTATGGCAAAAGAGGGGATTCAAACGGGGGCTGACGTGGTGCAGCAGAGCCGCTGGCGGATTGTAGTAACCATGCTGGCCGTGACATGGCTTAACCCGCATGTCTATTTAGATACGTTCGTCGTGTTAGGAAGCTTAGGTGGACAGCTTGCAGCAGACGCCCGCAGTTGGTTTGCTTTTGGCGCCGTAAGTGCTTCTGCGATTTGGTTCTTTTCGTTGGCATTGCTCGCCGCGTGGTTAGCGCCATGGCTAAGTACGCCTAAAGCTCAGCGGGTGATTAATCTTCTTGTTGCCTGTGTGATGTGGGTTATTGCCCTGCAACTGGCAAGAAATGGGCTACATTTGTAAGGTGTTGTTGGCAGTTGATAGATAAAATTCTGGATTGTTCCTAATGCGTTAGCGTCTTTTTTAGTTCAGGATGTTGTTCATCTTTCAGCGCCAGACACTGGCCGTTGAAACCACTAAACATCGAGTATGTCTACAAGGAGACACCATGAAGCTAAAAGCCTTAGCGATGGTTGCAGTGATGGGATTAAGCGCGTTGCCAGCGCTGTCTCAGGCGGCTGAAATGCCAGAAGGACCACATCTAGTGACCTCTGGAACATCAAGCGTAGACGCAACTCCTGATATTGCGACGCTGACTTTCCAAGTGACCGCTTCAGCGAAAGATGCGGCGAGCGCTAAGACGCAGGTCGATCAGCGTGTGGCAAAATATTTTGATTTTCTGAATACCAACGGTATTGAGAAAAAAGACATCAGTGCGGCTAACTTAAGCACTCAGCCAGAGTACGATTATCTGAAAGACGGCAAAAGCGAGCTAAAAGGCTATCGTGCCGATCGCCGCGTGCAAGTCACTCTGCGCCAGTTGGATAAGCTGAATGGTTTATTGGATGGTGCATTGAAAGCTAACCTCAATGAGATTCGTTCTGTTGAGTTAGGCGTTGCTAAGCCTGAAGCTTATCGTGAACAGGCACGTCAGGAAGCGATTAAAAATGCCGTGAGCCAGGCTCAGTCTCTGGCCAAAGGCTTTGGTGTGGTGCTTGGTCCGGTATACAGCATTCAATATCACGTATCCAACTACCAGCCAGCCCCAGTAAGCCGCATGTATATGGCAGCTGATTCAATGCCAAAAGCATCGGCTGCGCAGACCTATGAACAGCAAACGATCCAGTTTGACGATCAGGTTGATGTGGTCTTCAGCCTGAATAAATAACGTCTGCCGAGAGAGCAAAAAAGCACACCGGAAGGTGTGCTTTTTTTATGGTTTTTATACCAATTATGAAGGGCTTAATCTTGGCGCAGTACGTTGTGCCCGTGAGAAAGTAGCGCATCGGTGACTCGACGCATCATGCGGCTTTCTGGTGCGAAGCGGTGCCAATACAACATACGGCGCTGAACCATGCCGGGGGTTAAGTTTATCAGCGAGCCTTCTTTTAGTTCTTTTTCGATCTGAAGATGCGGGATCATACAGCAGGTGGTTCCCTGCAATGCCAGTTGTACAAAGGCTTCAGATGAATTAACGATATGACACGGTACGCTGCCCGGCGGTAGATCAAAGTTCTGTTGTAGGAAAGCTTGGTGCATATCGTCTAAGTGGTCAAAGGCGACGGCTGGCGCTTTCAGCAATGAAGAACGGTTCACGCCATTTGGGAAGTAACGTGCAGCAAAAGTCGGTGACGCCACAAATAGGTAATCGAGCGCACCAAGGCGGTCGACTAAACAGCTAGGTAATGGCTGTGGCTGGATACTCACCGCGCCGACCACTTCACCACGACGGAGTCGTTCCTGAGTTCGGGTTTCATCTTCAACCTGAAGGTTCAAGCGCAGCGGTGAATCCGCCAGCACCGGTTTTAAGGCGGGCAGCAGCCAAGTTGCCAAACTATCAGCGTTGACGGCGAGAGAGAGCAACAGTGGGCCATCGGTGCTGCTATCGTTGCCTAGCCACTCCTCTTCAAGCAATTCAACCTGATGCAACAAAGCCAGCAAACGCTGCCCCTGTTCCGTTGGGCGAGGGGGGACGGTACGAACCAGCAGAGGCTGACCGAACAGGTTTTCTAACTGCTTGATTCGCTGAGAAACCGCTGACTGAGTTATACAGAGTTTTTGTGCCGCACGCTCAAAGCCACGTTCGCGTATTACCGCATCCAGTGCTTGCAAAGTCCGGTAGTCCGGGCGTTTCATGTTGTTCTTCGTCCCCTGCTCTTATGATTTTTATATCTTAATAACTGCAATATGCCACATTTTTTCCCCTTCAAGAGGAGAAAATACACTCTTGTCATGGAAAAGGTGATCGCTTAAGGCGAAAAAGCCGCCCTGTGACACGCCATTTATGGGCAGTTGCTCTATAATACGCACACGTTTTCGTAGCATAGTCCATAGGATTCGGTAATGACTCAAGATGAACTGAAAAAAGCAGTGGGTTGGGAAGCGCTCAAGTATGTAAAACCGGGCACCATCGTGGGTGTGGGCACGGGCTCAACCGCCGCGCATTTTATTGATGCGCTGGGCACCATGAAAGGGCAAATCGAGGGCGCGGTTTCAAGCTCTGATGCTTCCACTGAGAAACTGAAAAGTTTGGGCATTACCGTTTTCGATCTTAACGAAGTCGATTCGTTAGATATTTATGTTGATGGTGCGGATGAAATCAACGGCCACATGCAGATGATCAAAGGCGGCGGAGCGGCACTGACTCGCGAGAAGATCGTGGCGGCCGTGGCGAAGAAATTTATTTGCATCGTCGATTCTTCTAAACAGGTAGATATTCTGGGTAACTTCCCGCTGCCTGTAGAAGTGATCCCGATGGCACGCTCCTACGTTGCGCGTGAGTTGGTGAAATTAGGCGGCCAGCCTGAATATCGCCAAGGCGTTCTGACGGATAACGGCAACGTGATTTTAGACGTGCATAATCTGAAAATTATGGATGCGATTGCGTTAGAAAAACAGATTAACGGTATTGCCGGTGTGGTCACCGTTGGCTTGTTCGCAAATCGTGGTGCGGACGTTGCGCTGGTTGGCTCGGCTGACGGCGTGAAAACCATTACGGCATAAATTATTCGCCATGATGAATCAGCAGCTCCGAATCTTCGGGGCTGTTTTTTTATGTGCAGCACCTTGCGATTTTTATCTTATTCCTCCCTCTTTGTTAACTTCGTTTTAAACATAGAATTCCATTTATTTATCACACCCCCTAAATTCGGTGACATATGTCACATATTTGCGCTTGACGATACTTTCACGCTGTCACGATTAAAAGCAGTAGCATTTTTCGCCAACTTTTAACGTTTTCAACCCGTTGCTCACCCCCTTGTAGGCAATCGGTTGGCTTGCTGGATGCGTAATATTTGTTATGTTGGCTGCATGCCGCAGGAGTTTTGCTTTCCGTTGCGGCCACACTAAGGTTCGAATTAACAGGGGTTAGGGTCGGGTCATGGCAAAAGTATCTTTGGAGAAAGACAGGATTAAGTTCCTTTTAGTTGAAGGGGTTCATCAAAGCACCGTCGACAATCTACGTGCAGCGGGTTACACCAACATCGAATATCATAAAGGTGCGCTGGACTCTGAATCGATGAAGGCATCCATTCGTGATGCTCATTTCGTTGGAATTCGTTCCCGAACCCACCTGACCGAAGATATCTTCGCTGCGGCTGAAAAATTGATTGCCGTAGGCTGTTTCTGCATTGGTACCAATCAGGTCGATCTTACCGCGGCGGCGAAACGCGGCATTCCAGTATTTAATGCGCCGTTCTCTAATACACGTTCGGTAGCCGAAATGGTGCTGGGCGAGCTGTTGCTGCTGTTACGCGGCATTCCAACGGCCAATGCCTGTGCGCATCGCGGTGAATGGAATAAACAGGCCGTGGGCTGTTTTGAAGCGCGTGGTAAAAAACTGGGCATTATTGGTTACGGCCATATCGGAACCCAGCTGGGTATTTTGGCTGAAGGCATTGGTATGAACGTCTTCTTCTACGATATCGAGAACAAACTGCCGTTGGGGAATGCGCAGCAGGTCCGTCATCTCTCTGATTTGCTCAACATGAGCGATGTCGTGACATTGCATGTGCCTGAAACGCGTTCCACCAAAGATATGATTGGTGCCGAAGAGTTGGCGCTCATGAAGCCTGGAGCTATTCTTATCAACGCATCACGCGGCACCGTGGTGGATATCCCTGCTCTGTGCAACGCGTTATCTTCCAAGCATTTATCGGGTGCGGCCATCGACGTGTTCCCAACGGAGCCAGCGACCAACAGCGATCCGTTTAATTCGCCGCTGTGTGAGTTCGATAACGTCTTGCTAACGCCGCATATTGGCGGTTCAACGCAGGAAGCACAGGAAAATATCGGTGCTGAAGTCGCGGGTAAACTCACGAAATATTCCGATAATGGTTCTTCATTGTCAGCGGTGAATTTCCCTGAAGTTTCTCTGCCGATGCATGAAGAAAATGTCAGCCGTCTGCTGCATATTCATGAAAACCGTCCTGGCGTACTGACGCAGATTAACCAGATTTTTGCGGAAGAGGGCGTCAACATTGCCGCGCAGTATCTGCAAACCAATGCTCAGATCGGCTATGTCGTTATTGATATCGAAACCGAGACTGAACGTGCGGAAGCGGCATTGCTGCGCATGAAAGAAATTACGGGAACGATTCGCGCCCGCTTGCTGTACTAATCTCTAAGCGCGATGTTCTTCGCACTAACAAAAATGGCAGCCTAATGGCTGCCGTTTTTATTGGGGGCATTTGTCATCTTACCAGCGGTAGTGAGTGCTCGGCGTGATGATTTCTGGTAGTGGAACGTCCCACTCTTGTACCGGTAACGCATCGACTCTCTGGCAGTCATGCGCCAATCCTATTGGGTACGGGCCGCATTGTTGCGCGTAGGCACTTTCCCAATCCTGCAAGGTTCGGTCATAGAATCCGCCCCCCATGCCTAATCTTTGCCCTGTGGCGTCAAACGCAACCAGCGGGGTAAAAATGATATCTAGCCGCGACACCGGTAATACCTGCTGTACGTTAAGGCGTGGCTCTTCAATGCCAAAATGATTCAGAACCATTTCGCTTTCAGCGCTATAGCGTAAAAACAGTAAGTTACCGCGGCTGAAGGGATGGAGAACCGGAAGATAAACTGATTTTCCCGCCTGCCAAAGACGTTCAATCAGCGGTCTGGTATTGAGCTCGCCGTCGAAAGAGAGAAATAGGGAAACGGTGCGTGCGTTTTGAATTTGCGGTAGTTCCATTACGCGTGTAGCAATGTCTTGTGCGGCATGATGTTGGAAATCATCGCTAAGATTTTTACGTAATTGACGAACTGAACGGCGAATATCCGAGCGGGATTGATCCGAATTTGGAGAAGAAATGCTGAGAGAATGGTTATTGGACATGACACACCCGTTTGAGGATGTTTGGTGTAAGGGAATCTCCGAGGTGCCGCAGCAGGCTGTAACCCTTGAACCCATGGTTCAAGGTGAACGCAACGACGCAATCTTAAGGCTTCTCGGAGACCGAGCGTGCTCACCGATTACGGATCCGCCGCATTCTTGAGGTATTAAATATCGGCTCAGGGGACTGGCCCGCACACGAACACCTCAGAGAAATTTTGTATCCTTTACTGTTAATTAGCTTATCACATTTTTCTTAAAATGATACGACTTTCTTTAAAAATCGTTTGCCAATCAACATGTTACAACTATAAGTCACACTTATTCGAACTGCGCACCCTGACGATCAGTGATGCGACCTTGTTCCAGCAGAGCTTGTTCGATGGTCTGCTGCAACATGCGAATTCTTTGTTCCATATTGGAAGCATAATCGCGAGTTTTCAAGCGTTCTTGCGCCAGTTCGTGACATACGTTTAATGCCGCGATGAAAACCAGTTGCTCCGTATTGGTGACTCTAGTGCGAACTTTGAGATCTTGCAACCGCTGATTAAGATCCTCTGCAGCCTGATTCAACGCTTCTTGTTGTTCTGGCGGGCAATTAACTCTTAACGAACGACCAAAAATTTGAATATCTACCGGTTGTGCAGACATACCACCTTCCTGCCTAGATTTTGCGCCAGTTTCAAAACCGCGAGGGTCACTAAATCGGGCGCCAACTATATATACCTCGCTATGCAGATACAAGCCTTTTGCACATTCCCATTGTTGCGAAAGCCGCAAATGTGAATGCAACTTCAATGACTTTGGGTATGACAAGCCTTATAGCGTGCCCTTTTCTGGTATAGCGACTGATCTTGATGGTAGCATAACACGAACTTTATCTGCCAACGATGACCAAAACGTATGTCAATTGAGATTACTGTACCCGAATATTCTGTTTTTACTCAGGCTTTGCAGCAGCAAGGCGTTGGATTAACTCCCGCTGAAATGCATGGCTTGATCAGCGGGATACTGTGTGGCGGCAATCAGAACGATAATTGGCGCACGATGATCCACGATCTAACCAACGAGGGCGAAGCATTTTCGCAAACGCTCGCACAGCCGCTTCAGGCAACTTATCAGCACACTCGTGATGCGTTAGAAGATGACGGTTTTGGCTTCCAACTGCTTTTACCGGATAGCGATGATGTCACCGTGTTTGATCGTGCTGATGCGCTTTCCGGCTGGGTGAACCATTTCCTGCTAGGTCTGGGAATGATGCAAAAAAATCTTGGCCAGATCAAAGGCGAAGTCGGTGAGGTTATCGACGATCTGCGTAGCATTGCTCAGTTAGGCTACGAAGAAGACGAAGATCAGGAAGAGCTGGAACAATCTCTGGAGGAAGTTGCGGAATACGTGCGTATGGCAGCGATGCTATGCCACAGCGAATTCTCACAGGAAAAGCCAAACGCGGCTGAAATGCAAAAACCCACTCTGCACTAATAAATATCACGTCTAGCGCAACGATGAAATCAGGCGGAACTCCTACCGCCTGATTGATCTTGCTTATCCCATTACGCACTCTGCATGATAGTCTATATCCTTCATACTTGAAGCCGCATCTGTGTTGGCTGCTCATTTCTGAGTTCGCCACGCTACATGCCCGCAATTGCCGATTTCAGGAGAAGGTCATGACCCAGCAAGAATTTCAACGTCGTCGTCAGGCTGTTTTGGCACAGATGGCACCCGGTAGTGCCGCGCTCTTTTTTGCTGCGCCAGAATGCACCCGCAGTGCCGACAGTGAATACCCTTATCGCCAGAACAGCGACTTCTGGTATCTGACCGGCTTTAACGAGCCTGAAGCCTTGCTGATCCTGATTAAGAGCGATGAAACTCACAACCACAGCGTGCTGTTTAATCGCGTGCGTGACTTAACCGCCGAGATTTGGTTTGGACGTCGTTTAGGGCAAGAAGCCGCACCGGCTAAACTCGGTGTCGATCGCGCCCTGCCTTATGGCGATATTGAAGAGCAACTGCACCTATTGTTGAACGGCCTAGACGTGGTTTACCACGCTCAGGGGCAATATGAATTTGCAGATCAAGTTACGTTTGCTGCGCTAGAGAAACTACGCCGCGGCATGCGCCAGAATTTTCGCGCACCGGCTACGCTTATCGATTGGCGTCCTTGGGTGCATGAAATGCGCCTGTTTAAATCGCAGGAAGAAATTGCCGCGATGCGACGCGCGGGTGAAATCACCGCGCTGGGGCATATTCGTGCCATGGAGAAATGCCGTCCCGGTATGTTTGAGTATCAGCTTGAAGGGGAAATTCTGCATGAGTTTACCCGTCATGGGGCGCGTTATCCTTCCTACAACACCATCGTTGGCGGCGGCGAAAACGGCTGCATCCTGCATTACACCGAAAACGAAAGCGAGCTCAAAGACGGCGAGTTGGTGTTAATTGATGCGGGCTGTGAATATAAAGGCTATGCCGGTGATATCACGCGAACCTTCCCGGTTAATGGCAAATTTACTCAGCCTCAGCGTGAGATTTACGATCTGGTGCTGGCCTCGATGGATAAAGCGTTTGAAATCTTTGGCCCAGGCCGCAGTATCCGTGAAGCTAACGACGCAGCGGTGCGCGTGATGGTTGAAGGGTTAGTCAAATTAGGCGTGATGAAGGGCGACGTAGATCAGCTGATTGCCGATCAGGCACATCGCCAGTTCTTCATGCACGGTTTGAGCCATTGGTTAGGTTTGGATGTGCATGACGTCGGTGATTACGGTTCTTCTGCTCGTGAGCGCGAACTAGAACCGGGCATGGTGCTTACCTGCGAACCGGGGTTATACATCGCGCCAGATGCTGACGTTCCGGCGGAGTATCGCGGCATTGGCATCCGTATTGAAGACGATATTCTCATCACCGAGAATGGCTTTGAGGTGCTGACCAAAGATGTGGTTAAGCATGCTGACGATATTGAAGCGCTGATGGCACAGGCAAAGGCCGCTAGCTGAGGAACGATACACGGCATGAAAATGATCATTGTAGGCGGAGGCATGGCGGGCGCTACGCTGGCGTTAGCGGTTTCCGCGTTGAGCGCAGGACGCGTTCAGGTTGAGGTTGTTGAGGCGGTTTCGCCAGACAGCCGCAAACATCCGGGATTTGACGCGCGAGCCATTGCGTTAGCCTACGGCACCTGTCAGCAATTAGCGCGAATTGGTGTGTGGCCCGCGCTGAAAGCGTGTGGAACACCGATAGAACGTGTTCACGTCAGCGATCAGGGACATGCCGGTTTTGTAGGGCTTGAGGCATCGGACTACCAGATCCCATATTTAGGTCAGGTTATAGAGCTTCATCAGGCGGGGGCGCGGCTGTTTACGCTGTTAGAAAAAGCGCCGGGCGTCACCTTGCACTGTCCGGCAAAAGTGGTCAGCGTCGAGCGTCAACAGCACAGTGCCGCTATCACGCTGGATAACGGTACTCGTCTTTCTGGTGAGTTACTGGTGGCGGCAGATGGTTCATCATCGGCGTTAGCACAGCACTGCAACGTTGACTGGCGCAGCGAAGATTATGGTCAGATAGCGGTTATCGCCAACGTCACGACCTCCTTACCGCATCAGGGTAAAGCGTTTGAACGTTTCACTCGCAACGGCCCGTTGGCGATGTTACCGATGAGTGAAGGCCGCTGCTCGCTGGTGTGGTGCCATGCGGCTGAAGATCAGGCGAAGATCGATAGCTGGAGTGATGCTGAGTTTTTACATCAGCTGCAGCAGGCTTTTGGCTGGCGTTTAGGTACGATGGTGAAAGCGGGTAAACGTCATAGCTATCCGTTGCGCTTAACGTCTGCCCAGCAACATATTAGCCATCGTCTTGCGCTGGTGGGCAACGCCGCACAAACGCTACATCCTATCGCGGGGCAGGGGTTTAATCTTGGGCTTCGTGACGTCATGTCTTTGGCGGAAATCATTGCCCAAGCGGAACAGCAGGGCAATGATATCGGCAGCTATCAAATATTAAGCCAATATCAACAGCGCCGAGAACCCGATCAGCAGGCCACAATCGGTGTGACCGACGGCCTGATTCATCTATTTGCTAATCGTCTGGCACCGTTAGTTGTTGGGCGTAATCTTGGTTTAATGGCGATGGAGTTGGTTCCTCCGCTGCGTGAAACGCTGGCGCGGCGCACCCTTGGTTGGGTAGAACGCTAAGTTTATTCCTGTCGTGCTCAGCGCTGTTTAAGTTGCCTGAGCGATTGAAGGAATAGGATTCATTAACAGGAACAGAGAATCACAATGCAATCTTTTGATGTGGTTATTGCCGGTGGTGGCATGGTGGGGTTGGCAACGGCGGCGGCGCTTCAAGGCAGCGGGCTGCGCATTGCGGTGATTGAAAGCCGTATCCCCGAGCTCACTGAGTTGACGCCTGAACCCGCGCTGCGTGTTTCTGCCATTAATGCTGCCAGCGAGCGTTTGCTACAACATTTAGGCGTTTGGCAAGATATCCTCGCCCTGAGAGCGAGTGCCTATCAGGGTATGGAAGTGTGGGAAAGCGACAGCTTTGGGCGTATTGCGTTTCGTGCCCAAGAATATGGGCATACCCATCTTGGCCATATCATTGAAAACCGAGTTATTCAGTTGGCGCTGTGGAATAAAGTGGGCCGTCAGTCCGAGGTCACGATGATTGCACCAGCGACACTTAAACAGGTGGCGTGGGGCGAAAATGAAGCCTTCATCACGCTGGATAATGGGCAGATGCTTACGGCTCGTTTGGTGATTGGTGCCGATGGTGCGCATTCATGGCTGCGTCAGCATGCTGATATTCCACTGACGTTTTGGGATTATGGACACCATGCGTTGGTGGCTACCATCAAAACCGAATTGCCCCACGAAGGCTGCGCGCGTCAGATTTTTCGACCAAACGGCATCTTAGCTTTCTTGCCGCTGGAAGATACGCATTTATGCTCCATCGTGTGGTCCGTTTCTCCGGAAGAGGCTCAGCGCTTAGAGGCTTTGCCTGAGTCTGATTTCAACCGTGAGTTGGCCGTTGCGTTTGATACGCGTCTTGGTCTGTGCGAAGTCGTCAGCGCTCGACAGTCACATCCTCTGGTTGGGCGTTATGCTCGCAGCTTTGCCGCGCACCGACTCGCGCTGGTGGGGGATGCGGCGCATACCATTCATCCATTGGCGGGACAGGGCGTGAACCTCGGCTTTATGGACGCGGCTGAATTGGCTTCTGAAATCAAACGTCTACAGCGTCAGGGCAAAGATATCGGCCGCTATATGTATCTGCGCCGCTATGAGCGCACCCGCAAACACAGCGCTGCGGTGATGCTGACAGCGATGCAAGGTTTCCGCCAGCTGTTTGACGGTGATAATCCCGCCAAAAAATTGCTGCGCGATGTCGGCATGGCGCTGGCTGATAATCTTCCAGGGCTAAAACCACGTTTGGTTCGTCACGCCATGGGCCTAGCGGATTTGCCTGAAAGTTTGCAAAAATAGAGTCTGTAAAAACAGTGCCTCGCGGCTAGCTATGTATTTATGTTAGCCGCTCCCCCTTTTTGTCCTTTCTGGTTATCCCTCCAACCTGATTTGAAATATTCTAATGTTGCTACTGGTTTTGAATTAGTTTTTCTCATGCATGACAATTTAACATCCGCTATTTCCCCTAATAAAATTGCGATATACGTTATATAACTGCAATGCAGTTGCAGTGAAAATGTTAATTTTGTGCCATTCGACGCAGTTTTGTAGATGAAACTTCTGCATTATCCCTTCTCTAAATTTCACTATCGATAAAGTCTGGTCTTATTTTAACTTATGGTTAATCGCTGATATCGGTGATAACGTCTGAGGTAGGGTATCGTTTGCGTAGCGATGTTTACAGGTGTTCAGCTTTAGGGGGCACATCAACATTTTTAGGCAAAAAATATCTTATTAGCGCGCCCGGGACTCTATAGCGGATGGCTTGTACCGGATGACAAACGTTCAGGAAAAGAGGGTTAAGATGGCCAAACAGACTCCACTCTTCGATCAACACGTCGCCTGTGGCGCGCGTATGGTTGATTTTCACGGCTGGATGATGCCACTGCACTACGGTTCTCAACTCGATGAGCACCACGCGGTGCGTCAGGATGCGGGCATGTTCGATGTGTCTCACATGACCATTGTCGATCTTCGTGGGCCGCGCACGCGTGAGTTCCTGCGCTACCTCCTCGCTAACGATGTGGCAAAACTGACGGTGCCGGGCAAAGCGCTCTATACCGGCATGTTGAACGCCTCTGCGGGCGTTATCGATGACCTGATCGTTTATTTCCTTGAAGAAGAATATTTCCGCTTGGTGGTTAACTCCGCCACGCGAGAAAAAGATTTGGCGTGGATCACCGAGCATGCCGAGCCCTATCACGTTGAAATCACCGTGCGCGACGATCTAGCACTGATTGCGGTGCAAGGCCCACATGCGCAAGAACGTGCCGCAACGCTGTTTACTGATGCACAAAAACAAGCGATTAGCGGCATGAAACCGTTCTTCGGCGTGCAGGCTGGCGACTACTTTATTGCGACAACGGGCTACACCGGCGAAAACGGCTATGAAATTGCTTTGCCAATCGGCGAAGCGGCAGAGTTCTGGCAGAAGCTGGTGAAAGCGGGCGTTAAACCGTGCGGTTTGGGCGCGCGTGACACTCTGCGTTTAGAAGC comes from the Hafnia alvei genome and includes:
- the ubiI gene encoding FAD-dependent 2-octaprenylphenol hydroxylase; protein product: MQSFDVVIAGGGMVGLATAAALQGSGLRIAVIESRIPELTELTPEPALRVSAINAASERLLQHLGVWQDILALRASAYQGMEVWESDSFGRIAFRAQEYGHTHLGHIIENRVIQLALWNKVGRQSEVTMIAPATLKQVAWGENEAFITLDNGQMLTARLVIGADGAHSWLRQHADIPLTFWDYGHHALVATIKTELPHEGCARQIFRPNGILAFLPLEDTHLCSIVWSVSPEEAQRLEALPESDFNRELAVAFDTRLGLCEVVSARQSHPLVGRYARSFAAHRLALVGDAAHTIHPLAGQGVNLGFMDAAELASEIKRLQRQGKDIGRYMYLRRYERTRKHSAAVMLTAMQGFRQLFDGDNPAKKLLRDVGMALADNLPGLKPRLVRHAMGLADLPESLQK
- the gcvT gene encoding glycine cleavage system aminomethyltransferase GcvT → MAKQTPLFDQHVACGARMVDFHGWMMPLHYGSQLDEHHAVRQDAGMFDVSHMTIVDLRGPRTREFLRYLLANDVAKLTVPGKALYTGMLNASAGVIDDLIVYFLEEEYFRLVVNSATREKDLAWITEHAEPYHVEITVRDDLALIAVQGPHAQERAATLFTDAQKQAISGMKPFFGVQAGDYFIATTGYTGENGYEIALPIGEAAEFWQKLVKAGVKPCGLGARDTLRLEAGMNLYGQEMDEGVSPLAANMGWTIAWVPEDRDFIGREALEQQRENGTEQLVGLVMTEKGVLRNELPVRFTDANGNLQEGVITSGSFSPTLGVSIALARVPAGIGEEAIVQIRNREMPVRVVKPGFVRNGKSLIN